One stretch of Dyella jiangningensis DNA includes these proteins:
- the dapE gene encoding succinyl-diaminopimelate desuccinylase, translated as MTEVLELTRDLIRRRSVTPDDAGCQALIAERLARAGFQCESLRYGEVDNLWATHGEGAPTLVFLGHTDVVPTGPVDTWSSDPFEPSIRDGRLYGRGAADMKGSVAAMVVALEAFVATHPRHRGRVGLLLTSDEEGPDNLDGVRRVAEHFRAQGERIDWCVVGEPSSRERLGDLIRVGRRGSLSGTLTVRGIQGHVAYPEKARNPIHAFAPALAELAAERWDEGNQDFPPTSFQVSNLNAGTGANNVIPGALTALINFRYSTASRADDLRARTEAILRKHGLDWQIQWSLSGEPFLTPPGGAVRDAVIAVCRELCGISPEESTGGGTSDGRFIAPLGAEVVELGPVNATIHKVDECVAVADLEKLPSLYQAVCEKLLA; from the coding sequence ATGACCGAAGTGCTCGAACTCACCCGTGATCTGATCCGCCGCCGTTCGGTGACGCCGGACGATGCCGGCTGCCAGGCGTTGATCGCGGAACGGCTCGCACGGGCCGGCTTCCAATGCGAGTCGCTGCGTTATGGCGAGGTCGACAACCTCTGGGCCACCCATGGTGAAGGTGCGCCTACCCTGGTGTTCCTCGGGCACACCGATGTCGTGCCGACAGGGCCGGTCGACACCTGGAGCAGCGATCCGTTTGAGCCGTCCATTCGCGATGGCCGTCTGTACGGCCGTGGCGCGGCCGACATGAAGGGCTCGGTGGCGGCGATGGTGGTGGCGCTTGAGGCGTTCGTGGCGACGCACCCTCGCCATCGCGGGCGGGTGGGCCTGTTGTTGACCAGCGACGAGGAAGGGCCGGACAACCTCGATGGCGTGCGTCGCGTGGCCGAGCATTTTCGGGCGCAGGGCGAGCGCATCGATTGGTGCGTCGTGGGCGAGCCGTCTTCCAGGGAACGCCTCGGCGACCTGATTCGCGTCGGGCGCCGCGGATCGTTGTCGGGCACGCTCACGGTGCGTGGCATACAAGGGCATGTGGCTTATCCCGAGAAGGCCAGGAACCCGATCCATGCGTTCGCCCCGGCGCTGGCCGAACTCGCCGCCGAGCGATGGGACGAAGGCAACCAGGATTTCCCCCCGACCTCGTTCCAGGTGTCCAACCTCAATGCAGGCACGGGCGCCAACAACGTCATTCCTGGCGCGCTCACGGCGCTGATCAATTTTCGCTACAGCACCGCGAGCCGCGCCGACGACCTGCGTGCGCGCACCGAAGCCATCCTCAGGAAGCACGGGCTCGATTGGCAGATCCAATGGTCGCTCTCCGGCGAGCCATTCCTCACCCCGCCTGGCGGCGCGGTACGCGATGCGGTGATCGCCGTATGCCGCGAACTGTGTGGCATCTCACCCGAGGAAAGCACCGGCGGCGGCACGTCGGACGGCCGTTTCATCGCACCGCTGGGCGCCGAAGTCGTCGAGCTTGGCCCGGTGAACGCGACGATCCACAAGGTGGACGAGTGCGTGGCCGTGGCCGATCTCGAAAAGCTGCCTTCGCTCTACCAGGCCGTCTGCGAAAAGCTGCTGGCCTGA
- a CDS encoding M20/M25/M40 family metallo-hydrolase, whose protein sequence is MSRTLLAALCATMLSATAFAGTPSQQQAGLAQIRETDLRADIGFLASDALQGRLSLQPGDDAAVQWIASEFAKAGLKPAATDAQGKPSYLQAVPLVEYRPDAKATRLAMKRNGKVVEWKDPDVAGSFPEDRDVDAPLVFAGYGITAPELGYDDYAGLDVKGKIVVVFDHEPQEKNANSVFNGTGNTRYATSYVKILNAQEHGAVAVLLAPEPSHNHPSAQEIRTRIGHHAEHAANPIPAQALADSPVHIPAMVISSAVSEQLLGTGGETPMALQSAIDKDLKPHSEALQDGTISLHLHNSSRREATTWNVVGLVEGSDPKLAPETIIISGHHDHDGQSGDKIWHGADDNASGTVGVVTLARAFASNPVKPKRSILFAVFAAEERGLLGAYYMAAHPLRPLDTTRAMINFDMIGRDEKPSQQTDGLIDVPADTSNRLNLIGAAYSPGYQHTVAKQNEQVGLVLDDRFDHEYALNVFFRSDQFPFVLHNVPAFWWFTGFHPDYHHPSDTADKIDYPKMAKILKLAYLSAWQFADETTPPRFISHPGSTPGH, encoded by the coding sequence ATGTCTCGCACGCTACTCGCGGCCCTATGCGCCACGATGCTTTCGGCCACGGCTTTCGCCGGCACCCCTTCGCAACAGCAGGCCGGTCTTGCCCAGATTCGCGAAACCGATCTACGCGCCGACATCGGGTTCCTCGCCTCCGACGCATTGCAGGGCAGGCTTTCGCTGCAACCGGGTGACGATGCCGCCGTGCAATGGATCGCTTCCGAATTCGCCAAGGCAGGGCTGAAGCCTGCCGCGACCGATGCCCAGGGCAAGCCCAGCTATCTGCAGGCCGTGCCGCTGGTCGAGTATCGGCCTGATGCGAAAGCCACGCGCCTCGCGATGAAACGCAACGGGAAAGTGGTGGAGTGGAAGGATCCGGACGTCGCCGGCTCGTTTCCGGAGGATCGCGATGTCGATGCGCCACTGGTTTTCGCCGGCTACGGCATCACGGCGCCGGAACTCGGTTATGACGACTACGCCGGCCTGGATGTGAAAGGCAAGATCGTCGTCGTGTTCGATCATGAGCCGCAGGAAAAGAATGCGAACTCCGTGTTCAACGGCACCGGCAACACCCGTTACGCCACCAGCTACGTGAAGATCCTCAACGCGCAGGAGCACGGCGCGGTGGCGGTGCTGCTGGCCCCCGAGCCGTCGCACAACCATCCTTCCGCGCAGGAAATCCGCACGCGTATCGGTCATCACGCCGAGCATGCCGCCAATCCGATTCCCGCGCAGGCGTTGGCGGACAGCCCCGTGCATATTCCCGCCATGGTGATTTCGTCGGCGGTGTCCGAGCAGTTGCTCGGTACCGGCGGAGAAACGCCGATGGCATTGCAGAGTGCCATCGACAAGGACCTGAAGCCGCATTCGGAAGCCCTGCAGGACGGCACGATCAGCCTGCACCTGCACAACAGCTCGCGCCGCGAAGCCACCACCTGGAATGTGGTGGGCCTGGTGGAGGGCAGCGATCCGAAGCTGGCGCCGGAGACCATCATCATCAGTGGTCATCATGACCATGATGGCCAGAGCGGCGACAAGATCTGGCACGGTGCGGACGACAACGCCTCCGGCACGGTCGGCGTGGTGACGCTGGCGCGCGCGTTCGCGTCCAATCCGGTCAAGCCCAAGCGGTCGATCCTGTTCGCAGTGTTCGCCGCGGAAGAGCGCGGCCTGCTCGGCGCCTACTACATGGCGGCGCATCCGCTTCGACCGCTCGATACCACGCGCGCCATGATCAATTTCGACATGATCGGCCGCGACGAGAAGCCGAGCCAGCAGACGGACGGCCTGATCGACGTGCCGGCCGATACCAGCAATCGCCTCAACCTGATCGGCGCCGCCTACAGCCCCGGCTATCAGCACACGGTGGCGAAGCAGAACGAACAGGTCGGGCTCGTGCTGGACGACCGCTTCGACCACGAGTACGCGCTGAACGTGTTCTTTCGTTCCGACCAGTTCCCGTTCGTGCTGCACAACGTGCCGGCGTTCTGGTGGTTCACCGGATTCCATCCGGACTATCACCATCCCAGCGACACGGCGGACAAGATCGACTATCCGAAGATGGCGAAGATCCTGAAGCTGGCTTACCTCAGTGCGTGGCAGTTCGCGGACGAAACCACGCCGCCACGCTTCATCTCGCACCCCGGCAGCACGCCGGGCCATTGA